The genomic segment CGATATGCTTGTTGTTTCTTTGAGCAGTATAAACCCTGGAAAGGGTCAATTCCTACTTCTGGAATCATCACGTTTGTTGGTTGAACAGGGTCAACTGCTGAATGATACTGAAATCAAAGATCCAATAGCAATAGATCATGATTATTACGCAAGAGCTCTGCTTCAGAATTGGAAATATATAGATGGATCCACCAACAGATCCGGTTCTTTTGATGGATCTTCCTTACATCACAGTACACTCGGGAGGAAATATAAAACATTTCCAAATATTGTCACCGACAAGAATAAGCCTGATACACTGGTGTTTGACCGAGACGCTGGCGTGGGAAAATTGTTACTCGAGAGCACTGGAGAGAAGAAACAGAATCTGAAAATTCTCATAGGTTCAGTTGGATCTAAAAGTACCAAGGCGCTTTATGTCAAAACACTTCTTAAATATCTATCCTTGCATTCAAAGGTGTCAGAGTCTGTATTGTGGACTCCTGCAACCACTCGTGTTGCCTCCCTTTACGCTGCAGCAGATGTTTATGTCATGAACTCTCAGGTATTCTATTACACACATATATCTATTTATGACAAGTATTTCTTGCTCTCATTGTACTTTTGCTGCCAtgttcaataatttttttttcctgttTTTGCTTTTAAGCTTCGAGAAAATAACTGATTCTTCTTGTTGTGCATCAACATCAAATTAAGTAGATACTaggcaaaataaaaataactgaaaaatccaAAACGTATTAGGCAAAATGAGAATGACTGAAGATTCCAAAATTCACATGAATTTAGCATGGCTGGTTTTTGGTCCACCCCGTGGCCAGAAACAACTAAGAATGTTCCCCTATGCACTCTAATGTGGCCCTTGAAATATGCGCCATATTTATAGGCTAGAGAAGATCTAAAAACTACGGGCCTTGATTTCAAGCAAAATAGATGGGcttaactaaaattaaaaacCACAACCAACACTTCTTAAATGCCAGTAACCGTAGAATCTTTCAGAGGTGACTCAATGATTTGAGTGTTGACCGTACATTTATTTACTTTATCACATTTCATGTACCTTCATGCTCATTTAATTCATTGCATTGAAATAGGtgacattttttttttacctgATCGGGTTAGTATTTATACAATTTTAGATTATCCTTGATTTACTTCTGTGCAGGGGCTTGGAGAGACATTTGGGAAGAGTAACAATAGAAGCTATGGCATTTGGACTTCCTGTATGGCACTTTATCTTCTTATATTATTGTATTCTCTATATGCAATGGTCATTATTTTTTGGGGCAGTTTAAAATTTGACCATGGTCATTACACTGCAGAGACCtatttcccaaaaaaaaaatagttgacCAGGGCTAGTTGTCCTTATTTTATTGTCTTGTTTGAGCGTCACCTTGGAACATATATAGACTTACCTACGTATTCAGGTTACACAATGGTCCATAATTTACTCTTTTGGTGATGCTGCTTTCAAAGCTTCATCACAAGTCAATGCCATACTGAGATCTATCTACAATTGTTTACTTCGGAGTCACACTGATCGCAATTTGGTGgaaattttgcattttcttGCATCCTTGTACATATACTTCTTTTGTGTTGTGTGATTCTTGAAACTATAATGAAGATGCCTATTGGATTCAAGAAAGCACTATGAATCTCATCCATAATAAATAATGGCCAACTTAGATTTTGCAATCATGTGGCTGGCTGCCTACACTCATCTTTTCAAAATGTTGGATCATGCTAACTGTACGTGACAATTGTTTTGTCTCAACTCACGTGGATAATCATGACTGCAATAATAGATGGATACATGGTCTGAGAAGTCATACAGTTTCTTTTTTGTAGCTCTATGGAGTTATAAAAACTTGTGCTTTGTAATTTAACGCCTCAACGCACTCTTTCTGGAAATGTAGGTTTTGGGAACTGATTCTGGTGGCACGAAAGAGATTGTCAAGCACAACGTAACCGGTCTTCTCCATCGCTTGGGACGTCCAGGGGCGCCAATTCTTGCAGgaaatcttgaatttcttcttcAAAATCCCTCAGCAAGACAAGACATGGGAACGAAAGGTAGAGAAAAGGTACTTGAAGAAGCACATGTACCAAAAATTTGGTGAGGTCTTGTACTCGTGCATGAGAATAAAATAGCCTTCGCCACAGGTCTACCGACAGTTCATTCTTTTGTTGGtcgaatattttcaaaattctttagCCGGGGAAATTTCTTTACACGTAGTAGTGAGATATCTTGCGTTGGTTCTTGATTGCCATAATAGGTAAATGATACTTGTGTattgaattattttatatttatcttaataaaactttatttatcaataTAAAACAGTGGAACAAAGGTATTGGACTTGGACACACTTTTGGAATATAATCCTACAATCCTAGACAACATCCTGATTGAACAtggcccaaaaaatcatatgTTGCCTCCACATTTTCCCATCTTTAACTCTCCAAATCAAAATACAAATATCGGGTGCTGTCCACCAGACCTCGAAGAACACATCACAAACACCTTGTCTCCGCATGCCGTCACAAGTTCTGCACGTTATCTGGCAGCTCCGCCGCCCCTTTCCATTCCGATCCTTGCAGTGCGGCCGTATTACCGCAACAAGCCACAGAGAATCTCCCATCAGCATTGCCAATACAATTTCTTGGACAAACTGCACCGTTTAagaaattttcttgaaatgaATTCCACTGCCAAGAAGCAATATCAAATGTTTCGGCGCTTATCTCGAATCTACCTGTAAGACCGGAAGAGAAAGCGGCAATAATAtcaaaattcaaatatatttcaagaaattatatttgGCGTTCTTAAGAAAACACGCTTGTTGGCTAACATTCTACCTTGCATGCTTGTGATGTATCCTCCGACAACGTAAAACTTGCTTCCATGGAATATTCCGGCAGATTCATCCCGTTTCTTTTCCATCTCCAGCAACATAACCCATCCTCCTTCAAATCATAGGCCATGATGCTTTTCATGGCAGATATATTTCCGTCGTGTCCTCCAGCAATGAACAGGAATCGCCGATCATCTGACGAGCATGCAAAGAAAGATCTCCGGCAGCCGGGCAGGGGGCGCCGCGTCTCCATTTCTGAGAAACAAAGTCTTAAACAAACACATAATTGGAAACATCCCATGTTGTCGGGTCCCAACCGCCAATATCCACCAGGTTCGACTCGGTTCCAACGAGCTGGCAAAACATTGGCAACCCTTCATCCTGTTAGAGTAGGAATCCAGGGAGTCAACCCATCATCCTGTTAAAATAGGTGTACATGAAGTCAACTCGTGGTTTGAACtttattgactcttatgtaaaaacaatctttattttaataatattttataattttatccaattatgacatttactttatctgtatacatgtgcaagctgcatagataaaatatttgaatatacaatagataCCACGATGACTGCTtttcaacgtaagatcatgaaactcattaggaagcgtacattatattctaa from the Primulina tabacum isolate GXHZ01 chromosome 16, ASM2559414v2, whole genome shotgun sequence genome contains:
- the LOC142529421 gene encoding F-box/kelch-repeat protein At1g15670-like — translated: METRRPLPGCRRSFFACSSDDRRFLFIAGGHDGNISAMKSIMAYDLKEDGLCCWRWKRNGMNLPEYSMEASFTLSEDTSQACKVECRFEISAETFDIASWQWNSFQENFLNGAVCPRNCIGNADGRFSVACCGNTAALQGSEWKGAAELPDNVQNL